In a single window of the Schistocerca americana isolate TAMUIC-IGC-003095 chromosome X, iqSchAmer2.1, whole genome shotgun sequence genome:
- the LOC124556792 gene encoding neuropeptide SIFamide — MQSPVCSRLLVAVVVALLVFAGTASAAAATFRRPPFNGSIFGKRNSVEYTGSSTAVSAVCEIAAEACAAWLNNEK, encoded by the exons ATGCAGAGTCCAGTGTGCAGCCGTCTGTTGGTGGCCGTTGTGGTGGCGCTTTTGGTGTTTGCGGGCACAGCCTCCGCCGCCGCAGCAACTTTCCGCAGACCACCTTTCAACGGCAGCATCTTCGGCAAGAGAAACTCCGTTG AATACACTGGCAGTTCAACAGCCGTGTCTGCCGTATGTGAGATCGCAGCAGAAGCCTGCGCAGCTTGGCTGAACAAC